In Phaseolus vulgaris cultivar G19833 chromosome 10, P. vulgaris v2.0, whole genome shotgun sequence, a single genomic region encodes these proteins:
- the LOC137819696 gene encoding transcription factor AS1-like, with protein sequence MKERQRWRAEEDALLRSYVKQYGPREWNLVSQRMNTTLNRDAKSCLERWKNYLKPGIKKGSLTEEEQRLVIRLQAKHGNKWKKIAAEVPGRTAKRLGKWWEVFKEKQQRENKELNRIPDPINNSKYEHILESFAEKLVKEQHPSPSFVMAASNGTFLRTDTPAPASALLPSWLSNSSSAAAAAGPSSLSVTLSLSSSTVAAPPFSWLQPDRGPDNVPFVLGNIPAFSENMLISQMVEHCKELEEGQRALGAHKKEAGWRLSRVELQLESEKASRRREKMEEFEAKMKALQEEERAALCRIEAEYREELAALKRDAENKEQKLAEQWTAKHLQLTRLLEQIGCRGGLLEPNAR encoded by the coding sequence ATGAAGGAGAGGCAACGTTGGAGAGCTGAAGAGGATGCTTTATTACGTTCTTATGTCAAACAGTATGGTCCTAGGGAATGGAATCTCGTGTCTCAGCGCATGAACACAACTCTGAACAGGGATGCAAAGTCATGCTTAGAAAGGTGGAAGAACTACCTGAAGCCTGGCATCAAGAAGGGGTCTCTAACGGAGGAAGAGCAGCGCCTTGTAATCCGGCTTCAAGCGAAACACGGCAACAAGTGGAAGAAAATTGCTGCAGAAGTTCCAGGTAGAACTGCCAAGAGGTTAGGGAAGTGGTGGGAAGTGTTTAAGGAGAAGCAACAAAGAGAGAATAAGGAGCTCAATAGAATCCCTGACCCTATTAACAACAGCAAGTACGAGCACATTCTTGAGAGTTTTGCTGAAAAACTAGTAAAGGAACAACATCCTTCACCATCATTTGTTATGGCTGCTTCTAATGGGACATTTCTGCGTACTGACACACCAGCACCTGCATCAGCCTTGCTTCCTTCTTGGCTTTCCAATTCTAGTagtgctgctgctgctgctggcCCAAGTTCCCTTTCTGTGACACTAAGTCTTTCTTCCTCAacagttgctgcacctccatTCTCATGGTTGCAACCTGATAGGGGACCAGACAATGTTCCTTTTGTTTTGGGGAATATACCAGCTTTCAGTGAAAACATGCTGATATCTCAGATGGTGGAGCACTGCAAAGAGTTGGAAGAGGGACAACGAGCTTTGGGTGCTCACAAGAAGGAGGCAGGGTGGCGGTTAAGCCGGGTGGAGTTGCAGTTGGAGTCAGAGAAGGCAAGCCGAAGAAGGGAGAAAATGGAAGAGTTTGAAGCAAAGATGAAGGCTCTTCAGGAAGAGGAGAGAGCTGCGTTGTGCAGAATCGAAGCAGAATACAGAGAAGAGTTAGCTGCATTGAAGAGAGATGCTGAAAACAAGGAACAAAAGTTAGCAGAACAATGGACTGCAAAGCATTTGCAGCTTACTAGGTTGCTAGAGCAGATTGGATGCAGAGGAGGGCTGCTTGAGCCAAATGCAAGATGA